Proteins from a genomic interval of Papaver somniferum cultivar HN1 chromosome 4, ASM357369v1, whole genome shotgun sequence:
- the LOC113274422 gene encoding uncharacterized protein LOC113274422 isoform X2, which translates to MGKQVISESFHVHSLITSNDESSSVLMVEMNNKEDFQEPISQLQNVVNQEPVGKGSSQLDDSFIHSGRDFFLRFSKRGGAGTCEST; encoded by the coding sequence ATGGGGAAACAAGTCATTTCTGAGAGTTTTCATGTTCATTCTCTCATCACTTCTAATGATGAATCTTCTTCTGTATTAATGGTGGAAATGAACAACAAAGAAGATTTTCAAGAACCCATTTCTCAGTTACAAAATGTTGTCAATCAAGAACCAGTCGGCAAAGGTAGTAGTCAGTTGGatgattcattcattcattcaggAAGAGATTTCTTCTTACGATTCAGCAAAAGAGGAG